In Papaver somniferum cultivar HN1 chromosome 1, ASM357369v1, whole genome shotgun sequence, a genomic segment contains:
- the LOC113300021 gene encoding uncharacterized protein LOC113300021 yields MEITQLVQDYKEFLNFFGDYLFYQEQSNSCGNVSSILPTRDTLVGVIQDDNFSCPFCTQQIETASHIILECPLSKIVWFAVMGLHIVQGSMLSDWICGWFDKVINKQIQESDLCKIGIIAWCIWNSRYDRVFKDVSLTPESIIQRCRREFAVLDHRPSTNYRLLAPHNRNNIYWQPPLHEFFKINSDGSFISANSTGGIGLICRDFAGAHHGSKCIYLSSATSPEQAESKALWEAMKWAMEKNLKKVIFELDTKLVVDAMLGDALNIDWRLHNLILDIKNVLKLHISWQCSYVPKEKNKVADSLSKLARTQLISGVWI; encoded by the coding sequence ATGGAAATCACTCAGTTGGTACAAGATTAcaaggaatttttaaatttttttggagatTACCTATTCTACCAAGAACAAAGCAATTCATGTGGAAATGTATCAAGCATTCTTCCTACAAGAGATACTCTGGTAGGAGTCATTCAAGATGATAATTTCAGCTGCCCCTTTTGCACCCAGCAAATTGAAACTGCTTCTCATATTATTCTTGAATGTCCTCTTTCTAAGATAGTTTGGTTTGCAGTTATGGGATTGCACATAGTACAGGGAAGTATGTTATCTGACTGGATTTGTGGATGGTTTGATAAAGTGATTAACAAACAGATTCAGGAAAGTGATTTATGCAAGATAGGAATAATTGCTTGGTGCATCTGGAATTCTAGGTATGATAGGGTCTTCAAAGATGTCTCTTTAACTCCTGAAAGCATCATCCAGAGATGTAGAAGAGAATTTGCAGTGCTTGATCACAGGCCATCTACAAACTACAGACTTCTTGCTCCTCATAATAGAAATAACATTTACTGGCAACCACCTTTGCATgaattttttaaaattaattcCGATGGTTCTTTTATTTCTGCGAATAGTACTGGAGGTATAGGATTAATCTGTCGAGATTTTGCAGGTGCACATCACGGATCAAAATGCATCTATCTAAGCAGTGCAACTAGTCCAGAACAAGCGGAGAGTAAAGCTCTTTGGGAAGCAATGAAATGGGCGATGGAGAAGAACCTGAAGAAAGTGATTTTCGAGTTGGACACAAAGCTTGTTGTGGATGCTATGTTGGGGGATGCACTCAATATTGATTGGAGATTACACAATCTTATCTTAGATATCAAGAACGTATTAAAACTTCATATCTCTTGGCAATGTTCCTATGTgcctaaagagaaaaataaagtaGCAGATAGTTTGTCTAAACTAGCTAGAACTCAGTTAATTAGTGGTGTTTGGATTTGA